A single Diceros bicornis minor isolate mBicDic1 chromosome 7, mDicBic1.mat.cur, whole genome shotgun sequence DNA region contains:
- the OLFML1 gene encoding olfactomedin-like protein 1, translating into MMKLQRASAFLVLFLATFLPPPQCAQDPGMVHYIYQRFRVLEEGLEKCTQATRAYIQDFQEFSKNVSALLGKCQTYRSECKSAVHNLGLRVERAQREIDYLEYLRETDVCPESEDKTLAEELVQEAEDEKMIRTLLNASCDNMLMGIKSLKIVKKTTDTHGSWMKDAVSDSPKVYFFIGSRSNTVWEFANMRAFVEDGTKPGPRKLILTRSWQGTGQVIYKGFLFFHNRGTPNEIIKYNLQKRTVEDRMLLPGGAGRALVYQHSPSTYIDLAVDEHGLWAIHSGPGIQSHLVLTKIEPGTLGVEHSWDTPCRSQDAEASFLLCGVLYVVYSSGGHGPHRINCVYDPLGTISDNDLPNLFFPRRPRSHSMIHYNPRDKQLYAWNDGNQIIYKLQTKRKQPPE; encoded by the exons ATGATGAAGCTTCAGCGAGCTTCTGCTTTCCTGGTTCTGTTCCTTGCGACTTTTCTGCCCCCGCCACAGTGTGCCCAGGACCCAGGCATGGTGCACTACATCTACCAGCGCTTTCGAGTCTTGGAG GAAGGACTGGAAAAATGTACCCAAGCAACGAGGGCATACATTCAAGACTTCCAAGAGTTCTCCAAGAATGTATCTGCTCTGCTGGGAAAGTGTCAGACCTACAGAAGTGAGTGTAAGAGTGCAGTGCATAACCTGGGACTCAGAGTCGAGCGTGCCCAGCGGGAGATTGACTACCTAGAGTACCTGCGGGAAACTGATGTGTGCCCGGAGTCAGAGGACAAGACGCTGGCAGAAGAGCTAGTCCAAGAAGCTGAAGACGAGAAAATGATCCGGACTCTCCTGAATGCAA GCTGTGACAACATGCTGATGGGCATAAAGTCTTTGAAAATAGTGAAGAAGACTACGGACACACATGGCTCCTGGATGAAAGATGCTGTCAGCGACTCTCCAAAGGTTTACTTCTTCATTGGGTCCAGAAGCAACACTGTTTGGGAATTTGCAAACATGCGGGCATTCGTGGAGGATGGCACCAAGCCAGGCCCCCGGAAGCTAATCCTAACACGTTCCTGGCAGGGAACAGGCCAAGTGATCTACAagggttttctattttttcacaaCCGAGGGACTCCCAACGAGATAATCAAATATAATCTGCAGAAGAGGACTGTGGAAGATCGAATGTTGCTCCCAGGAGGGGCAGGCCGAGCGCTGGTCTACCAGCACTCTCCCTCAACTTACATTGACCTGGCTGTGGATGAGCATGGGCTCTGGGCCATCCACTCAGGGCCAGGCATCCAAAGCCATTTGGTTCTCACAAAAATTGAGCCTGGCACACTGGGAGTGGAACATTCATGGGACACTCCATGCAGAAGCCAGGATGCTGAAGCCTCATTCCTCTTGTGTGGGGTTCTCTATGTGGTCTATAGTTCTGGTGGCCACGGCCCCCATCGCATCAACTGTGTCTATGATCCGCTGGGCACTATCAGTGACAACGATCTGCCCAACTTGTTCTTCCCTAGGCGGCCAAGAAGTCACTCCATGATCCATTACAACCCCAGAGATAAGCAGCTCTATGCCTGGAATGATGGAAACCAGATCATTTACAAACTCCAGACAAAGAGAAAGCAGCCTCCGGAGTAA